ggtgaactatccctttaaataattattttctttcaatGTAGTCTTAGAAAAACAAACCTATAAAAGGTGTTGGTGAGGTAATCTGAGGATTTTACAAGTTGGAAAACTGAcaaaaagcatatatatatatatatatatatatatatatatatggctaaATGAAGATGCAAATTGTAcaaaaattcatatttaatttcCATCACAGacatcatgtttgttttgtttgttttttgtttcacCACAATCTCTGCTGATGTAATGTTGCCACTGTCATAAACATTGTCCTGTTGTCCATACAGGTATTTAGCTCAGTTTCTTCATCAGTTTCTTAAGTGTCCGTTCATAAATAGCTGAAATGCGTTGGTCTACTTCTTCTTTGTGGCTCTCTTCCCTTCTCCCTTCTTAGGTTTTCCTTTCCCCCGTAGTTTCCTCAAGCGCCTCATTTCCTCCTTGAAATCTTGATGCTCATCCCTAAAACAAGACCAGAAAAATGTCATCTACAAAAATTTAAAGATAATATGTTCATAGGTGCACTATAATCTTAAGCCAGAGCCTACCTGAAAAGCCCTAAATATCTGAGCTTCTGGGTCATTGAATAGTAAATCTTGTGCGGGGGGTACCAGTCATACACTTCTGTTCTCTGGGCCAGAGGGGGTTCTTTAAAAAACCCTACCACTCTCATAGACTTGGAGTCTGTGTGACGGGACACATCTCCAAAGATTCGGGCGCTCAGACGGGCCATGCGCAGGGCATAGTTAGAAAGACCTGCCATCTTCACCTGACAGAGAAAACACAGATAAATGCATAAGTTAAATGACTCGCGCATGCATTattatagatagacagacaaatttATTAATGAGTCCGTAGTTGTTTTGTAGATACCTGGAAGATAATTTATCCAAATGTTGTCTGCTTACCCTTTAATAAAATCCCGAATGAAGCAGGTTGAGGTCCAAAAATATAGACTTTATTATAAAGGCATGTGGACATTAGATACTGAACAATTTGGACTACTCAGTAACTAGTTTTAAATACTCGTTTATGGTTAGTTGACAGTTCAACCTTCATACGCTCAAACACACATTGGGGAACATGAAAGATGCGCATGCGCGGAGCAGGTCAAGCACTTCCTCTTATCCTACTGTCTCTCAGGTccttaaaaacagtaatatgttaCATGTCATTTAATACAGCAAGTAA
Above is a genomic segment from Megalobrama amblycephala isolate DHTTF-2021 linkage group LG14, ASM1881202v1, whole genome shotgun sequence containing:
- the mrps33 gene encoding 28S ribosomal protein S33, mitochondrial isoform X2 — protein: MAGLSNYALRMARLSARIFGDVSRHTDSKSMRVVGFFKEPPLAQRTEVYDWYPPHKIYYSMTQKLRYLGLFRDEHQDFKEEMRRLRKLRGKGKPKKGEGKRATKKK
- the mrps33 gene encoding 28S ribosomal protein S33, mitochondrial isoform X1 — protein: MSTCLYNKVYIFGPQPASFGILLKVKMAGLSNYALRMARLSARIFGDVSRHTDSKSMRVVGFFKEPPLAQRTEVYDWYPPHKIYYSMTQKLRYLGLFRDEHQDFKEEMRRLRKLRGKGKPKKGEGKRATKKK